The following coding sequences are from one Triticum aestivum cultivar Chinese Spring chromosome 5A, IWGSC CS RefSeq v2.1, whole genome shotgun sequence window:
- the LOC123107749 gene encoding acyl-coenzyme A thioesterase 13, which yields MAKLEGGSKDVDEAMERWHNRSLGHRLYDAFTVAGLRVETIEPGRLLCSFMVPPRLTSSASNRMHGGAVASLVDLVGSAVFFAGGSPVTGVSLDITVSYLGAARANEEIEIEARVLGIGDKTGCVTVEVRRKDTGQVLAHGRHTKYLANVSSKL from the exons ATGGCGAAGCTCGAAGGCGGCAGCAAGGATGTTGACGAAGCCATGGAGAGGTGGCACAACCGTTCCTTGGGCCACCGGCTGTACGACGCCTTCACCGTAGCCGGCCTCCGCGTGGAGACCATCGAACCCGGCCGCCTCCTCTGCTCCTTCATGGTCCCTCCTCGCCTCACGTCG AGCGCCAGCAACCGCATGCATGGAGGCGCGGTGGCGTCGCTGGTGGACCTGGTGGGGTCTGCTGTGTTCTTCGCCGGCGGCTCGCCGGTGACGGGGGTCTCACTGGATATCACCGTCTCCTACCTGGGCGCCGCCCGTGCAAAC GAGGAGATCGAGATCGAGGCTCGGGTGCTCGGCATTGGCGACAAGACGGGGTGCGTGACCGTGGAGGTGAGGAGGAAGGACACCGGCCAGGTGCTCGCGCACGGCCGCCACACCAAGTATCTCGCCAACGTCTCCAGTAAACTGTGA